The following are encoded in a window of Cycloclasticus pugetii PS-1 genomic DNA:
- a CDS encoding bile acid:sodium symporter family protein yields the protein MISYLVTILLTLLMFGMGLGLTIQDFSRVFTIPKAALAGLIGQLIMLPLLGFILCYTLNLSGAIAIGIMLLTLCPGGVLSNMFTLIARGDLALSVTMTSISSLITVFTLPVILNLSMIYFNDETIQLSLPLLKTASQIMLITVIPVSCGMLVLQYAPRFAKASKQWVRRGCGAFLPFLIVGIFMQNGGSWFEHFVQVGLLTICLNILSILLGYGIAKFAKLERPQTKTLSIEVGAQNAMLGVTIAISPFLLNNADVAMVPSIYGVTMVIILWLYALTTSRVDRLQKANI from the coding sequence ATGATCAGCTACCTTGTTACTATTCTCTTAACTTTACTGATGTTTGGCATGGGCCTTGGACTCACTATCCAAGATTTTAGCCGAGTTTTTACCATTCCAAAGGCCGCTTTGGCAGGCTTAATAGGGCAATTAATTATGTTGCCACTGCTTGGATTTATATTGTGTTATACATTAAATCTAAGTGGCGCTATAGCCATTGGCATTATGTTATTAACCCTATGCCCTGGTGGTGTGTTATCTAATATGTTTACCCTGATCGCACGAGGCGATTTAGCACTATCTGTCACGATGACCAGCATTTCCAGCCTAATCACCGTCTTTACGTTACCGGTTATTCTTAACCTAAGCATGATCTACTTTAACGATGAAACCATTCAGCTGAGTTTACCTCTTCTGAAAACAGCCAGCCAAATCATGTTGATTACCGTCATTCCTGTCAGCTGCGGCATGTTGGTATTACAATATGCGCCACGCTTTGCGAAAGCCTCTAAACAATGGGTGCGAAGAGGCTGTGGTGCTTTCTTGCCTTTCCTGATTGTTGGGATTTTTATGCAAAACGGTGGGTCTTGGTTTGAACACTTCGTACAAGTGGGTCTATTAACTATCTGCCTGAATATCCTGTCTATATTACTGGGCTACGGTATCGCTAAATTTGCAAAACTTGAAAGGCCTCAAACCAAAACGCTTTCCATTGAAGTAGGTGCGCAAAATGCAATGCTAGGTGTCACTATTGCTATCAGCCCTTTTTTACTCAACAATGCCGATGTGGCGATGGTCCCTTCTATTTATGGGGTCACCATGGTTATCATTTTATGGCTCTACGCCTTAACGACAAGCAGAGTTGATAGGCTGCAAAAAGCTAACATATAA
- the htpG gene encoding molecular chaperone HtpG, translating into MSETIEKNEKQTLGFEAETKQVLDLVIHSLYSNKEIFLRELVSNASDAADKLRFSALSNEELYEGDGELKVRLSVDKEARTLTISDNGIGMTVEEVKKNIGTIAHSGTKKFFESLTGDEGKDSQMIGQFGVGFYSGFIVADKVTVVTRKAGEDKSMGVQWESSGEGEYTIETVEKAARGTDVILHLKEGEDEFLESYRLQAIIHKFSEHLDIPIVMKNENKDEEKEDEPDDITVNSAKALWTKAKNDLTEEDYHEFYKQTLHDYQDPLAYTHSKVEGKNEYTLLLYVPAKAPFDMWDREATSGVKLYVKRTFIMEGGELMPRYLRFVKGIIDSDSLPLNVSRELLQQSKQIDLLKAGAVKKILSLIEGLSKNHPEKFDTFWAEFGAVLKEGPIEDVKNKDRIAKLLRFASTKTEGKQTVTLASYIENMQEGQDKIYYLTGSAYSTVKNSPHLEVFKKKGIEVLLLTDHVDEWLVQHMPEFDGKSLQSVAKGDLDLDSSDKDEADKKTDDKKEDESLNSVLEQIKSTLDGKVKDVRVSSRLTDSPACLVADEHEMGAHMERIMKAAGQDMPTSLPIFEINADHALIQRLKDEADDERFADLSNLLFEQALLSEGGQLEDPATFVHRLNKLLQSLL; encoded by the coding sequence ATGAGTGAAACAATAGAAAAGAATGAAAAACAAACGCTAGGCTTTGAGGCGGAAACGAAACAAGTATTAGATTTAGTGATCCATTCGCTTTATAGCAACAAAGAGATTTTTTTACGTGAATTAGTCTCAAATGCATCAGATGCTGCAGATAAATTACGTTTTTCGGCACTGTCTAATGAAGAATTATATGAAGGTGATGGTGAGCTGAAAGTTCGTTTGTCAGTTGATAAAGAGGCGCGAACGCTAACAATTTCCGATAACGGCATTGGTATGACGGTAGAGGAAGTAAAGAAAAACATCGGCACCATTGCACATTCAGGTACTAAAAAGTTTTTTGAGTCATTAACGGGTGATGAAGGCAAAGATAGCCAAATGATTGGCCAGTTTGGTGTCGGCTTTTACTCTGGTTTTATCGTAGCTGATAAAGTGACAGTGGTAACACGCAAAGCAGGCGAAGATAAAAGCATGGGCGTTCAATGGGAATCATCAGGTGAAGGTGAATACACTATTGAAACCGTAGAAAAAGCGGCACGAGGCACCGATGTTATTTTGCATTTGAAAGAAGGTGAAGACGAGTTTTTAGAGTCATACCGTCTACAGGCCATTATTCATAAGTTTTCTGAGCACTTGGATATTCCGATTGTGATGAAAAATGAAAACAAGGATGAAGAGAAAGAAGATGAGCCAGACGATATTACCGTTAATAGTGCTAAAGCGTTATGGACAAAAGCAAAAAATGATTTAACCGAAGAAGACTATCATGAGTTTTACAAACAAACACTTCACGATTATCAAGACCCACTTGCCTATACACATAGTAAGGTAGAAGGTAAAAATGAATATACATTGCTGTTGTATGTGCCTGCAAAAGCACCATTTGATATGTGGGATAGAGAAGCAACCAGTGGTGTAAAACTATATGTAAAGCGTACTTTTATTATGGAAGGTGGCGAATTAATGCCACGTTACTTGCGTTTTGTTAAAGGTATTATTGATTCAGACAGCCTGCCGCTTAACGTTTCGCGTGAACTACTACAGCAAAGCAAGCAGATTGATCTATTAAAAGCCGGCGCGGTTAAAAAAATATTATCGTTGATTGAAGGATTGTCTAAAAACCACCCTGAAAAATTTGATACCTTCTGGGCAGAGTTTGGCGCAGTCTTGAAAGAAGGGCCTATCGAAGATGTAAAAAATAAAGATCGGATTGCTAAATTATTACGTTTTGCTTCCACAAAAACTGAGGGTAAACAAACCGTAACCCTGGCTTCTTATATTGAAAATATGCAAGAAGGCCAAGACAAAATTTATTATCTAACGGGAAGTGCCTACTCAACTGTTAAAAATAGCCCACACCTTGAAGTGTTTAAAAAGAAAGGTATTGAGGTGCTGTTATTGACCGATCATGTTGATGAATGGTTAGTTCAGCATATGCCAGAGTTTGACGGCAAGTCTTTACAATCAGTCGCTAAGGGTGATCTTGATCTGGATTCATCAGATAAGGATGAAGCGGATAAAAAGACCGATGATAAGAAAGAAGATGAATCGCTAAACAGCGTGCTTGAGCAAATCAAAAGCACGTTAGATGGTAAGGTTAAGGATGTGCGTGTTAGTTCAAGGCTAACCGATTCACCTGCTTGTCTGGTTGCAGATGAACATGAGATGGGCGCACACATGGAGCGCATTATGAAAGCGGCAGGCCAAGACATGCCGACCAGTTTGCCAATCTTCGAAATCAATGCAGACCATGCACTTATTCAACGCCTAAAGGATGAA